A genome region from Paramisgurnus dabryanus chromosome 12, PD_genome_1.1, whole genome shotgun sequence includes the following:
- the LOC135717977 gene encoding uncharacterized protein C14orf93-like, with product MAGRRLAFSSPSTPLHGRDQPLSSSPLTDEKKLLNALSGLSRQLTLLTSNVNEQFANVNGQFAAVNSRLLTIEDRLAALESKNCNGTMEENNSKKRRRVHNPKIAEAVRRLHNSEANCRRYEPEQGLTLPHNEAVTSYLLGAISASPDLTAESDDIVSACKTYYESVRRSFRYKQPELASRAENAKSLARSLSRRKRLLEARRSVLAEDEMEIWRCATIDLMSDEEDGIVDGVSGWIVRPPPSRSLELSELCAMLQSRLEATPKYRETHHIRLQN from the exons ATGGCAGGACGGCGTCTAGCCTTCAGCTCTCCTTCAACTCCGCTGCATGGACGCGACCAACCCCTTTCATCCAGTCCGCTGACCGATGAGAAGAAACTGCTGAATGCTTTGAGTGGACTGTCTCGTCAGCTTACTCTGCTTACTTCCAATGTGAATGAGCAGTTTGCCAATGTGAATGGGCAGTTTGCCGCAGTAAACTCCAGGTTGCTGACCATTGAGGATAGGTTGGCTGCTTTGGAGTCGAAAAACTGTAACGGTACTATGGAAGAAAATAACTCCAAGAAGAGAAGACGGGTGCACAATCCCAAGATTGCG GAGGCTGTACGGCGTCTTCATAACTCTGAGGCAAACTGCAGACGCTATGAACCAGAGCAAGG ACTAACGTTGCCTCACAACGAAGCCGTGACCTCCTATTTGCTTGGGGCTATTTCAGCAAGTCCCGATTTAACTGCTGAGAGTGACGACATTGTTT CTGCCTGTAAGACGTATTATGAGTCGGTACGCCGGAGCTTCAGATACAAACAACCTGAACTCGCATCGCGGGCGGAAAATGCGAAAAGTTTAGCTCGGAGTCTATCCAGAAGAAAAAGG TTGCTGGAAGCAAGACGAAGTGTGCTGGCTGAGGATGAGATGGAAATTTGGAGGTGCGCCACCATAGATCTCATGTCTGATGAGGAAGACGGTATTGTTGACGGGGTGTCTGGGTGGATTGTGCGGCCACCACCCTCTCGCAGCCTTGAACTCTCCGAGCTCTGTGCAATGCTGCAATCCAGATTAGAGGCGACACCAAAATACAGGGAAACTCACCATATACGCCTGCAAAATTGA